A genomic segment from Nicotiana tabacum cultivar K326 chromosome 9, ASM71507v2, whole genome shotgun sequence encodes:
- the LOC107812211 gene encoding uncharacterized protein LOC107812211: MKRYFPQLPKSSLASHNQSNQEENANQSEVALHSSQMTSYQVKHKYTFLLTSSIDVVRLLINQGITFGGHDESESSLDNDERAKAMGYLRTCQTFKVAFMLHLMRDVLEITDELSKSLQKKEHDIANAMLFLEKAKTMLQKLRDNGWESLIDKVSAFCTMYDILIPNFDEPYVDSGRSRCRPAYCNVLHHYRVKVLYKIVDWQLQELKGRFDKMTIDLLHGVSCLNPINSFSSFDIRKIMRMAELYPDDFHEYNMNALENQLATYIIDVRDIDQRFSNLSGLSDLSRKLVQTKKHLNYSLVFLLVKLGLLLPVVTASIERDFSAMRFIKNGMLDRSNDELFSGCFVPYVEREVFNTISNDVIIKTIKEIKSRRVEL, from the exons ATGAAGAGGTATTTTCCCCAACTACCAAAATCAAGTTTGGCATCTCATAATCAATCTAACCAGGAGGAAAATGCCAATCAATCAGAAGTAGCGTTGCATTCTTCTCAGATGACTTCTTATCAAGTTAAGCATAAGTATACGTTTCTCTTAACTTCTTCAATTGATGTAGTAAGACTTCTTATAAATCAAGGAATCACATTTGGGGGTCATGATGAATCTGAATCATCACTTGACAATG ATGAAAGAGCAAAGGCAATGGGATATCTCAGAACTTGTCAAACGTTTAAGGTCGCTTTTATGCTGCATTTGATGAGAGATGTTTTAGAAATCACAGATGAACTAAGTAAATCTTTACAGAAGAAGGAGCATGACATTGCTAATGCCATGCTATTCCTTGAAAAAGCAAAGACAATGTTGCAAAAGTTAAGGGATAATGGATGGGAGTCGCTTATTGATAAGGTATCTGCATTTTGTACCATGTATGATATTTTGATACCTAATTTTGATGAGCCATATGTTGACTCTGGAAGATCGCGGTGTAGACCTGCTTATTGTAATGTCTTACATCATTATCGTGTTAAGGTGCTTTATAAAATTGTTGATTGGcaacttcaagaactcaaaggtcGGTTTGATAAGATGACAATTGATTTGCTTCATGGAGTGTCTTGTTTGAATCCAATTAACTCATTTTCTAGTTTTGACATCAGGAAGATAATGAGAATGGCTGAATTATATCCTGATGACTTTCATGAGTATAATATGAATGCTCTTGAAAATCAACTTGCAACTTATATTATTGATGTTCGTGATATTGATCAAAGGTTTTCCAATCTAAGTGGACTTTCCGACCTTTCAAGGAAATTAGTTCAGACAAAGAAACATTTAAATTACTCTCTTGTATTCCTCTTAGTGAAGCTTGGTTTGCTCCTACCAGTTGTcactgcatccattgaaagagaTTTTTCGGCAATGAGGTTTATCAAGAATGGCATGCTGGACCGATCCAATGATGAACTTTTTAGCGgttgctttgtgccttacgtagAAAGAGAAGTATTTAATACTATTTCTAACGATGTTATTATAAAAACAATTAAAGAGATAAAATCTCGTCGAGTAGAGTTGTAA